A section of the Neorhizobium galegae bv. orientalis str. HAMBI 540 genome encodes:
- a CDS encoding glycosyltransferase family 4 protein, whose translation MSVAGPHSDSLPQVFRAFADKLSEQSRAGNGPHSNVAKSPDKTLRPLLIAEAANPEWTSVPLVGWNLAHAIMQKTDALLVTQVRNRDALLRAGLVEGRDFVAIDNERVARAFYRLSERLRGGENKGWTVVTAFSSFSYYSFEREVWKLLGKRLMAGEFDLVHRITPLSPTSQSPIARKLKKYGIPFVLGPLNGGVPWPKGFSDVRSREREWLSAIRKLHFLMPYYRTTRSEAAALIAGSGHTLSELPTSCAERAFLIPENAADPDRFPFQLRELSGNRLAVAFIGRLVPYKGADILIEAVAAYRGRLNIEVLIVGDGPQRKELEETVRRKGLRDSVKFAGWVEQRDLASTLAGYQVLALPSVREFGGGVVLEAMSMGLVPVVANYGGPPELIDDHSGIAVDFHDRETLITGFTKAFEYLESNPGLVALLSDATSRRVRERYSWHAKAAQMFEIYNWILYGGPKPIF comes from the coding sequence ATGAGCGTGGCGGGGCCGCATTCCGATAGCCTTCCGCAGGTCTTCCGCGCTTTCGCCGATAAACTTTCCGAGCAGAGCCGTGCCGGAAACGGGCCTCACTCCAATGTCGCGAAATCACCGGACAAGACGCTTCGGCCCTTGTTGATTGCCGAGGCAGCGAACCCGGAATGGACCAGCGTGCCGCTGGTCGGCTGGAACCTTGCGCATGCGATCATGCAGAAGACCGACGCTCTCCTTGTCACGCAGGTCCGGAACCGGGATGCGCTTTTGCGCGCCGGGTTGGTCGAGGGGCGCGATTTCGTCGCTATCGACAACGAAAGGGTAGCGCGCGCCTTCTACCGTCTCAGCGAGCGTCTGCGGGGCGGCGAGAACAAGGGCTGGACGGTCGTGACGGCCTTTTCCTCGTTCTCCTACTATAGTTTCGAGCGAGAGGTATGGAAGCTGCTGGGCAAGCGGCTGATGGCCGGCGAATTTGATCTGGTGCACAGGATCACGCCGCTCAGTCCCACGAGCCAAAGCCCGATCGCGAGGAAGCTGAAAAAATATGGCATCCCTTTTGTCCTCGGCCCCCTCAACGGCGGCGTGCCCTGGCCGAAAGGTTTTTCGGACGTGCGAAGCCGTGAGCGCGAGTGGCTGTCGGCAATTCGCAAGCTCCATTTTCTGATGCCGTACTACCGGACGACGCGATCGGAGGCGGCAGCGCTGATTGCGGGATCCGGTCACACGCTGAGCGAGCTTCCCACGAGCTGTGCGGAAAGGGCCTTTCTCATTCCGGAAAACGCGGCCGATCCGGATCGTTTTCCATTTCAGTTGCGCGAACTCTCCGGCAACAGGTTGGCCGTCGCCTTCATCGGCAGGCTGGTACCCTATAAGGGCGCAGATATCCTCATCGAGGCCGTGGCCGCCTATCGCGGGCGTTTGAACATCGAAGTTCTCATTGTCGGGGATGGGCCCCAGCGAAAAGAACTGGAGGAGACCGTGCGTCGAAAGGGGCTTCGGGATTCCGTCAAATTTGCGGGATGGGTGGAGCAAAGGGACCTGGCTTCAACACTGGCCGGATATCAGGTGCTGGCATTGCCGAGTGTCCGGGAGTTTGGCGGCGGAGTGGTTCTGGAGGCAATGTCCATGGGCCTGGTCCCGGTCGTTGCCAATTACGGAGGCCCGCCGGAGCTCATCGACGATCATTCCGGCATAGCGGTAGACTTTCACGATCGCGAGACGTTGATTACCGGTTTCACCAAGGCGTTCGAATACTTGGAAAGCAATCCCGGGCTTGTCGCTCTACTCAGCGACGCAACCTCAAGACGTGTTAGAGAAAGATACAGCTGGCATGCCAAGGCGGCTCAGATGTTCGAGATTTATAACTGGATCCTGTATGGTGGTCCAAAGCCTATATTTTGA
- a CDS encoding oligosaccharide flippase family protein: MVEASISPDWNGEPSGPAGVLGSPAPSVESQPRFRNIIMRAAGWSMMGYVLLQVLRIASSLILTRLLIPEMFGIMAVATMVQVSVSMLSDLGLRPAAIQSRMGDEQSYLDTAWTLQILHGCLIWFTCVLVAIGIGRAAHYGLFPAGSVYTVPELPEIIMALSFCTVIMGLQSTKLISAFRHLDLGRLTVIEVTAQVISLTVAVLLAWKTGSIWAFVVSTYVSCIVTTVLSHVWLPGVNNSFSWEKEAVRDLIRFGRWIMLSSILTVVAASGDRVFLAGWTSPMMLGLYSLAFNLISMLEGAGGRLFSTVAMPALSKVARERPEQLRGMFLKIRLPFDLVFIGSAGAIFSGGKAIIEFLYDDRYLEAAPIIQILSFSLLTTRFGPLSAIYLAVNEPRNQTILNFVRAISIFVSIPVAYYMFGFYGALWAIALYGLPVFAVIFYFNRRHGLHSLPYEVGVLLAWPVGFLAGTLATLIFERAGSMF, translated from the coding sequence GTGGTCGAAGCAAGTATTTCTCCCGATTGGAATGGCGAACCTTCGGGTCCTGCGGGTGTGCTCGGCTCGCCCGCTCCTTCGGTCGAGTCGCAGCCGCGTTTCCGCAATATCATCATGCGGGCGGCCGGCTGGTCGATGATGGGGTATGTCCTGCTGCAGGTGCTGCGCATCGCCAGCAGCCTGATCCTGACGCGCCTGCTGATCCCGGAAATGTTCGGCATCATGGCGGTTGCCACGATGGTTCAGGTCTCGGTGTCGATGCTCTCCGACCTCGGCCTCAGGCCGGCAGCGATCCAGAGCCGGATGGGAGACGAGCAATCCTATCTCGATACCGCCTGGACGCTGCAGATCCTGCATGGATGCCTGATCTGGTTTACCTGTGTGCTGGTGGCGATCGGGATCGGGCGCGCAGCCCATTACGGTCTGTTTCCCGCCGGGTCGGTCTATACCGTTCCCGAGCTTCCCGAGATTATCATGGCACTGTCGTTCTGCACGGTCATCATGGGCCTGCAATCGACGAAACTCATCTCCGCTTTCCGGCATCTGGATCTCGGACGGCTGACGGTTATCGAGGTCACGGCACAAGTGATCAGCCTCACCGTTGCGGTTCTGCTCGCCTGGAAGACGGGGTCGATCTGGGCCTTCGTCGTTTCGACATATGTATCCTGCATCGTCACCACCGTGCTCAGCCATGTGTGGCTCCCCGGCGTGAATAACAGCTTTTCCTGGGAGAAGGAGGCGGTTCGGGATCTCATTCGCTTCGGCCGGTGGATCATGCTGTCGTCGATCCTGACGGTGGTCGCGGCCAGCGGGGATCGCGTCTTTCTTGCCGGCTGGACGAGCCCCATGATGCTCGGCCTCTATAGCCTGGCCTTCAATCTTATTTCGATGCTGGAGGGCGCAGGCGGGCGGCTTTTCTCAACTGTCGCGATGCCGGCACTCAGCAAGGTGGCGCGGGAGCGGCCCGAACAGCTGCGCGGCATGTTTCTGAAAATTCGCCTTCCCTTCGATCTCGTGTTCATAGGAAGCGCCGGGGCGATCTTCTCAGGCGGCAAGGCGATCATCGAGTTTCTCTATGACGATCGTTATCTGGAGGCCGCGCCGATCATCCAGATACTGTCCTTCAGCCTTCTCACCACCCGTTTCGGGCCGCTGTCGGCGATATACCTTGCCGTCAACGAACCCAGAAACCAGACCATTCTGAATTTCGTCCGGGCGATCTCGATTTTCGTCTCGATTCCGGTCGCCTATTATATGTTCGGGTTTTACGGCGCGTTGTGGGCGATCGCCCTTTACGGGCTGCCGGTTTTTGCCGTGATATTCTATTTCAATCGGCGCCATGGCCTCCACAGCCTGCCCTATGAAGTCGGCGTGCTTCTGGCCTGGCCAGTCGGTTTTCTAGCCGGAACCCTCGCGACGCTGATTTTTGAGCGCGCCGGCAGCATGTTCTGA
- a CDS encoding type I polyketide synthase: MLEGSNQVSAGDIAIVGMALRVPGARNVSEFWQNLRDGVESVRTFSPEDLIAEGEDPERLHHPNYVPRGADLPDMEMFDAEFFGLNPKEAAIMDPQHRHFLECAWEAMEDAGRTPNNQPGPVGIFAGCGMGSYFYFNVCSNRNLIDQVGMFLLRHTGNDKDFLATRASFTFDLRGPSINVQTACSTSLVAVHYACQSLISGECDMALAGGVTIEFPHRRGYTFQEGEILSPDGHCRPFDHRAAGTVFGSGVGVVVLRRLSDALRDGDVIHAVIKGTAVNNDGGSKAGYLAPSVSGQAEAVLEAQGLAGVDADTIQYIECHGTGTFLGDPIEIEALTAAFRQSTERTGFCHVGSVKSNIGHLDTAAGVVGLIKATLAVNEGEIPPTLGFERPNPSINFEKSPFRVNNKLVKWPHAPGPRRAAVNSLGVGGTNAHAIIEQAPTRYVPDAAKDDAQAGADSDPMLLFLSARQRKTIDQAAERLGLAMSNQPGLSLDDVSYTLLHGRKHFDHRMVVAVRGKEDAIAVLANPGNRGFIHQPVPNNAGAIFLFPGGGAQYVGMAKRLYEEDQTFRLIVEEGLSHLPSDAAKEIRATWLGESSAATAKAFLRPSLQLPAILITEIGLARLWMDWGVKPKALIGHSMGENAAACVAGVMSFKDAVNLVHLRGKLFETIQPSGMMSVPLDHDRLSELLPSSLDIASVNAPSLCVVSGLNEDLDTFREFLAGQGIDATRVPINIAAHSRLVTPILKAFETFLRGITLRAPAIPILSNRTGLPLSAEEATDPMYWVGHLRSTVHFAHGMAALSAEPGRIYIEVGPGRVLSSLTKAQGSIPANQVINSLPHPDEVGDDRLYFLSAVGRAWATGLEVDIDRLWQGRSPRRVRLPAYPFQHKRFFIDRAGANERGKSAEPVLSKEPDIARWGYRPSWKQTLADYEIGAEKEARSWLFFLDDTGMGARLVAALRTAGHRVVTVSLGDAFIRRSAEDYMLCPELGRAGYDALIAGLIGDGGLPSRIVHMWLLTQAETFRPGSNFFHRNQECGFDSMLHLAQALGDAASVPDIHFTVITNGMQQVSGEPLPYPEKATVLGPGLVLPKEMAGATVKVIDIDLPSKAERNSKRFAFARSAEKKDTADLVPLTEQLWEDLHAKPGSEVVALRKGRRWSQIHQRLPLKEVSSEQAKLREGGVYFFSGGLSDVALALADELASRFRARIVLVGRLVLPPRENWEFYDRTHGHDGVRRAISAIRRLEDKGAEVLYLVGDVSNPEQMSRAVETSLSRFREINGVFHAAGAVDDGLIQTKTRDSIDRVLTPKVLGTTVLDAALENVALDFFLMFSSTSTDVVRAGQVDYVAANAYLNAFAQSRSHRTDRATVALHWGVWNEVGLAARALGASEGGGWIRPVAGPAVGPFFHHWKEDETGQPWLEALVGPETEWMLDEHRLLSGQAVMPGTGYLELITQASREYGLPFAAEVADLVFLRPLVFSDGEMKAVRVRLEPVAEHFRVAVLAGPADGEDALFVKHAEAVLKPQPQQRHETIDIATIASSCEETRVAGGGSALRAVQEKHIRFGPRWSVLRSMAIGSGKAIAELKLDPSYADDLSKGVLLHPGLLDIATGFAMELAKDYDAETSLWAPATYGRVVLHEPLPAEIVSIVRLADSNDFGEGYAAFDVTITDPHGNIVFEAEKFVMRRLENDLALGLATQADAPAAAKPKHAPLSTAMLKLGTQVRNGILPLEGFSALQRALGTSEPQPIISSIDLDTLREWIAASAETATPSGDNFERPDLESEFVEPRNPIEETLAGYWRELLGIAKVGIHDSFFDMGGHSLIAVRLFRMIKKQYTLDLPISTLFEAPTIAQCAERIAIELPDGGETAGSEMTANAPTTTAKPVHLVLMNPGKDAKAAPLFICAGMFGNVLNLRHLAMTMGADRPVYGLQARGLYGDHEPHATFEEMAADYIAEIRIVQPNGPYLLAGYSGGGITAYEMARQLQEVGEEVSHVLMLDTPLPRQPGLDLRDRISMKLQDIRRHKANYLAKYLQDRLHDKMNGRAKQEAEHQAGPTEHFNNEKIEVAFRRAAHQYQVKPYAGAVTLFRPKPAIFYRLSGGRCLKENRDILLSDNGWSEHVVQLSVSEVPGDHDSMVLDPYVRVLAERMRAIVAEAVEKRKSKDAGPAQPLQSKTVAQKPVIELA, translated from the coding sequence ATGCTTGAGGGGTCTAACCAAGTTAGTGCCGGCGATATTGCGATCGTCGGCATGGCTTTGAGAGTGCCGGGTGCGCGCAATGTTTCGGAATTCTGGCAAAACCTGCGAGACGGCGTCGAGTCCGTCCGCACGTTTTCGCCTGAGGACCTGATCGCTGAAGGCGAAGATCCCGAGCGGCTCCACCATCCCAACTATGTTCCCCGCGGCGCCGATCTTCCCGACATGGAAATGTTCGACGCGGAATTCTTCGGCCTAAACCCGAAGGAGGCGGCGATCATGGATCCCCAGCACCGCCATTTCCTGGAATGTGCCTGGGAAGCCATGGAGGATGCCGGCCGGACGCCGAACAATCAGCCCGGCCCGGTCGGTATCTTCGCCGGCTGCGGCATGGGCAGCTACTTCTATTTCAACGTCTGCAGCAATCGCAACCTCATCGACCAGGTGGGCATGTTCCTGTTGCGCCATACCGGCAACGACAAGGATTTTCTGGCGACTCGCGCCTCGTTCACGTTCGACCTGCGCGGTCCGAGCATCAACGTCCAGACCGCCTGCTCGACGTCGCTGGTCGCGGTGCATTACGCCTGCCAGAGCCTGATTTCGGGCGAGTGCGACATGGCGCTTGCGGGCGGGGTGACGATCGAGTTCCCGCATCGGCGCGGATACACGTTCCAGGAAGGCGAGATTCTGTCGCCCGACGGGCATTGCCGGCCCTTCGATCATCGCGCCGCCGGGACCGTTTTCGGCAGCGGTGTCGGGGTAGTCGTGCTGCGCCGGCTTTCGGATGCGCTCCGCGACGGCGATGTGATCCATGCCGTGATCAAGGGCACGGCCGTCAATAACGACGGCGGCAGCAAGGCGGGCTATCTGGCACCGAGCGTCAGCGGGCAGGCCGAGGCGGTTCTGGAGGCTCAAGGGCTCGCAGGCGTCGATGCCGACACTATTCAATACATCGAGTGCCATGGCACGGGTACGTTCCTCGGCGATCCCATCGAGATCGAGGCGCTGACGGCGGCCTTCAGGCAGAGCACCGAGCGGACCGGCTTCTGCCATGTCGGGTCGGTCAAATCGAATATCGGCCATCTCGATACCGCAGCGGGCGTCGTCGGCCTCATCAAGGCGACACTTGCCGTCAACGAGGGCGAAATTCCGCCAACGCTCGGCTTCGAGCGCCCCAATCCCTCGATCAATTTCGAAAAGAGCCCGTTCCGGGTCAACAACAAGCTGGTGAAATGGCCGCATGCGCCAGGCCCTCGCCGGGCGGCCGTCAACTCGCTCGGCGTCGGCGGCACCAATGCGCATGCGATCATCGAGCAGGCGCCGACCCGCTACGTGCCGGATGCGGCCAAGGACGACGCGCAGGCCGGTGCCGATTCCGATCCGATGCTGCTGTTCCTTTCGGCCCGCCAGCGCAAGACGATCGACCAGGCGGCCGAGCGGCTCGGTTTGGCGATGTCAAACCAGCCCGGCCTTTCGCTCGACGACGTCAGCTACACCTTGTTGCATGGCCGCAAACATTTCGACCATCGCATGGTGGTCGCCGTTCGCGGAAAAGAGGATGCCATCGCGGTCCTCGCAAACCCGGGCAACCGAGGTTTCATTCATCAGCCGGTGCCGAACAACGCCGGTGCCATTTTCCTGTTTCCGGGCGGCGGCGCGCAATATGTCGGCATGGCCAAGCGGCTTTACGAGGAGGATCAGACATTCCGGCTGATCGTCGAGGAGGGGCTTTCCCATCTGCCGAGCGATGCGGCAAAAGAGATCCGCGCCACCTGGCTTGGGGAAAGTTCCGCAGCGACTGCGAAAGCCTTTCTCCGCCCGTCGCTCCAGCTTCCGGCCATCCTGATCACCGAAATCGGTTTGGCCCGCCTCTGGATGGATTGGGGTGTGAAGCCGAAGGCGCTGATCGGTCATTCCATGGGCGAGAACGCCGCGGCCTGCGTCGCCGGCGTGATGTCCTTCAAGGATGCCGTCAATCTCGTGCACCTGCGCGGGAAACTGTTCGAGACTATCCAGCCGAGCGGGATGATGAGCGTGCCGCTCGATCACGACCGGCTTTCCGAACTGTTGCCGTCATCGCTCGACATTGCTTCGGTCAATGCGCCGTCGCTTTGCGTCGTGTCCGGCCTCAACGAGGATCTCGACACATTCCGGGAATTCCTGGCGGGGCAGGGCATCGATGCGACACGGGTGCCGATCAATATCGCCGCTCATTCGCGGCTGGTCACGCCCATCCTCAAAGCCTTCGAGACTTTTCTGCGCGGTATTACTCTTCGAGCCCCGGCAATTCCGATCCTATCGAACCGTACAGGCTTGCCGCTCAGCGCCGAAGAGGCGACCGATCCGATGTACTGGGTTGGTCACCTTCGTTCGACCGTCCATTTCGCGCACGGCATGGCGGCGCTTTCGGCCGAACCCGGACGGATTTATATCGAGGTGGGTCCCGGACGGGTTCTGTCGTCACTGACGAAGGCGCAAGGGTCGATCCCCGCAAACCAGGTGATCAACAGCCTGCCGCATCCGGATGAGGTCGGCGACGACCGGCTTTATTTCCTCTCGGCCGTCGGACGGGCCTGGGCGACCGGCCTTGAAGTCGATATCGACCGCCTGTGGCAGGGCCGTTCGCCGCGCCGGGTCCGGTTGCCCGCCTATCCATTCCAGCACAAGCGCTTCTTTATAGACCGTGCCGGAGCGAATGAGAGAGGTAAAAGCGCCGAGCCCGTCCTTTCGAAGGAACCCGATATCGCACGCTGGGGCTATCGTCCCTCCTGGAAGCAGACGCTTGCGGATTACGAAATCGGCGCCGAGAAAGAGGCGCGATCCTGGCTGTTCTTCCTCGATGATACCGGCATGGGAGCGCGGCTGGTCGCTGCGCTGAGGACGGCAGGACACCGCGTCGTGACGGTGTCGCTGGGCGACGCTTTCATTCGCCGTAGCGCCGAGGATTATATGCTCTGCCCGGAGCTGGGGCGTGCGGGATATGATGCCCTTATCGCCGGACTTATCGGCGATGGTGGACTGCCGTCGCGGATCGTGCATATGTGGCTTCTGACCCAGGCGGAAACCTTCCGGCCCGGCTCGAATTTCTTCCATCGGAACCAGGAATGCGGCTTTGACAGCATGTTGCATCTCGCTCAGGCTCTGGGGGATGCAGCCAGCGTTCCGGACATACATTTCACCGTCATCACCAACGGTATGCAGCAGGTTTCGGGCGAGCCTTTGCCCTATCCCGAAAAGGCCACTGTTCTTGGTCCCGGCCTGGTCCTGCCGAAGGAGATGGCCGGCGCGACGGTCAAGGTGATCGATATCGATCTGCCGTCCAAGGCCGAGCGGAACAGCAAGCGTTTCGCTTTTGCTCGTTCGGCAGAGAAAAAGGATACCGCGGACCTGGTGCCATTGACCGAGCAGCTCTGGGAAGATCTGCATGCGAAGCCGGGATCAGAAGTGGTGGCGCTGCGTAAGGGGCGGCGCTGGTCGCAGATCCATCAGCGGCTGCCATTAAAAGAAGTGTCATCCGAGCAGGCGAAACTGCGCGAAGGTGGCGTCTATTTCTTCTCCGGCGGTTTGAGCGATGTCGCTCTCGCACTTGCGGACGAGCTCGCCAGCCGGTTCCGTGCGCGGATCGTGCTTGTCGGCCGCCTGGTCCTGCCGCCGCGGGAAAACTGGGAATTCTACGATCGCACCCACGGCCATGACGGAGTACGGCGCGCGATTTCGGCGATCCGGAGGCTCGAAGACAAGGGCGCTGAGGTCCTCTATCTCGTCGGCGATGTCAGTAATCCGGAGCAGATGAGCCGGGCGGTGGAGACGTCGCTTTCCCGTTTCAGGGAAATCAACGGTGTCTTCCATGCGGCCGGCGCGGTCGATGACGGCCTGATCCAGACCAAGACGCGCGACAGCATCGACAGGGTGCTGACGCCGAAGGTCCTCGGTACGACCGTACTGGATGCGGCACTCGAAAACGTGGCGCTTGATTTCTTCCTGATGTTCTCCTCCACCAGCACCGATGTGGTGCGGGCGGGACAGGTCGATTACGTCGCCGCAAACGCCTATCTCAATGCCTTCGCGCAGAGCCGTTCCCATCGCACCGACCGGGCGACCGTCGCGCTGCACTGGGGCGTCTGGAACGAAGTCGGTCTTGCGGCACGAGCGCTTGGCGCTTCGGAAGGCGGCGGATGGATCAGGCCGGTTGCCGGGCCGGCAGTGGGTCCGTTCTTCCATCACTGGAAAGAGGACGAGACGGGACAGCCCTGGCTCGAGGCACTGGTCGGCCCTGAAACCGAATGGATGCTCGACGAGCATCGTCTTCTGTCCGGTCAGGCCGTCATGCCGGGTACCGGCTATCTGGAATTGATTACACAGGCGTCTCGGGAATACGGACTTCCGTTTGCAGCGGAAGTGGCGGACCTCGTATTTCTGAGACCGCTTGTCTTTAGCGATGGAGAGATGAAAGCCGTTCGCGTCCGGCTGGAACCGGTGGCGGAGCATTTTCGCGTCGCGGTTCTGGCGGGCCCGGCGGATGGCGAAGATGCGCTGTTCGTCAAGCACGCCGAAGCCGTCCTCAAGCCGCAGCCGCAACAGAGGCACGAGACCATCGACATCGCCACTATAGCCTCTTCCTGTGAGGAGACACGGGTCGCCGGAGGCGGCAGCGCGCTTCGTGCTGTCCAGGAGAAGCATATTCGCTTCGGCCCCCGCTGGTCCGTGCTGCGCTCCATGGCGATCGGAAGCGGCAAGGCGATTGCGGAGCTGAAACTGGACCCCTCATATGCCGATGATCTTTCGAAAGGCGTTCTGCTGCATCCGGGCCTGCTCGACATTGCGACCGGCTTTGCCATGGAACTTGCCAAAGACTACGACGCGGAGACTTCGCTTTGGGCGCCGGCAACCTATGGCCGGGTGGTCCTTCACGAGCCGCTGCCCGCCGAGATCGTCAGCATCGTCAGGCTCGCCGACAGCAACGATTTCGGCGAGGGCTATGCGGCCTTCGACGTGACGATCACCGATCCTCACGGTAATATTGTCTTCGAAGCCGAGAAGTTCGTCATGCGCAGGCTGGAGAACGATCTTGCGCTCGGTCTCGCAACCCAGGCGGATGCACCGGCTGCTGCGAAACCGAAACATGCCCCCCTGTCTACGGCGATGCTGAAGCTCGGCACCCAGGTGCGCAACGGCATCCTTCCGTTGGAAGGCTTTTCGGCGCTGCAACGTGCACTCGGCACCTCCGAACCTCAACCGATCATCAGTTCGATCGATCTCGACACCTTGCGCGAATGGATCGCGGCCTCTGCCGAAACCGCGACGCCGTCTGGGGACAATTTCGAGAGGCCGGACCTCGAAAGCGAGTTCGTCGAGCCCCGCAACCCGATCGAGGAAACGCTGGCCGGTTATTGGCGGGAGCTTCTCGGCATCGCCAAGGTCGGCATCCATGACAGTTTCTTCGACATGGGCGGGCATTCGCTGATTGCAGTTCGACTGTTTCGGATGATCAAGAAGCAATACACACTCGACCTGCCGATCTCGACGCTGTTCGAGGCGCCAACCATTGCCCAGTGTGCCGAGCGCATCGCTATTGAACTGCCGGATGGCGGCGAGACCGCAGGATCCGAAATGACGGCGAATGCTCCGACGACGACGGCAAAGCCGGTTCACCTGGTGCTGATGAACCCCGGCAAGGACGCCAAGGCGGCGCCGCTGTTCATCTGCGCCGGCATGTTCGGCAATGTCCTGAACCTTCGCCATCTGGCTATGACCATGGGGGCGGACAGGCCGGTCTACGGATTGCAGGCTCGCGGTCTCTATGGAGACCATGAGCCGCATGCGACTTTCGAGGAAATGGCGGCCGATTACATCGCCGAAATCCGCATCGTGCAGCCAAACGGCCCCTATCTCCTTGCCGGCTATTCGGGCGGCGGCATAACCGCCTATGAAATGGCCCGACAACTTCAGGAGGTGGGAGAAGAAGTTTCCCATGTGTTGATGCTGGACACGCCGCTGCCGCGGCAACCGGGGCTGGATCTGCGCGACCGCATCAGCATGAAACTGCAGGATATCCGCCGACATAAGGCCAATTATCTCGCCAAGTATCTCCAGGACCGTCTGCACGACAAGATGAACGGCCGCGCCAAGCAGGAGGCGGAGCATCAGGCCGGGCCGACGGAGCATTTCAACAACGAGAAGATCGAGGTGGCGTTCAGGCGGGCGGCTCATCAATACCAGGTGAAACCCTATGCCGGAGCGGTGACCTTGTTCCGACCGAAGCCCGCCATCTTCTACAGGCTCAGTGGCGGACGCTGCCTCAAGGAGAACCGCGATATCCTGCTCTCCGACAACGGCTGGAGCGAGCATGTCGTGCAACTCAGTGTCTCCGAGGTGCCGGGAGATCACGACAGCATGGTGCTCGATCCCTATGTTCGCGTGCTTGCCGAGCGCATGCGCGCAATCGTTGCCGAGGCGGTGGAAAAACGGAAGTCAAAGGACGCCGGACCGGCGCAGCCGCTTCAAAGCAAAACCGTTGCCCAGAAACCGGTGATCGAGCTTGCGTAA